One window of Marinobacterium aestuarii genomic DNA carries:
- the ftsL gene encoding cell division protein FtsL, with the protein MKLPAMDWRQFPLLHRLQVWKSADAAVTDTQSAPAASLRLFRAAELARPAMVLLVLVLLLVGSAMAVIFSAYQYRILFNQHQNLVANWDELQVEWGQLVLEESAWAANNRIEQIASKRLAMLVPEPGMIEIVRHER; encoded by the coding sequence ATGAAATTGCCAGCCATGGATTGGCGCCAGTTCCCGCTCTTGCACCGGTTGCAGGTCTGGAAATCCGCCGACGCCGCAGTGACAGATACCCAATCTGCCCCTGCGGCGTCGTTGCGTCTGTTCCGCGCCGCAGAGCTGGCACGTCCGGCGATGGTGTTGCTGGTGCTGGTGCTGTTGCTGGTTGGCAGCGCCATGGCGGTGATTTTCAGTGCCTATCAGTACCGTATTCTGTTTAACCAGCATCAGAATCTGGTTGCCAACTGGGATGAACTCCAGGTGGAGTGGGGCCAGCTGGTGCTGGAAGAAAGCGCCTGGGCGGCGAACAACCGTATCGAGCAGATTGCCAGCAAGCGCCTGGCCATGCTGGTGCCGGAGCCTGGCATGATTGAGATTGTGCGTCATGAGCGCTGA
- the rsmH gene encoding 16S rRNA (cytosine(1402)-N(4))-methyltransferase RsmH, translating into MIQDFSHTTVLLHEAVEALVQDPDAFYIDGTFGRGGHSGLILEQLQSNGRVLAIDKDPEAITYAAERFGEEPRFEIERGSFADMDQYVRARQLAGKVGGILLDLGVSSPQLDDATRGFSFLNEGPLDMRMNPDVGQSAAQWIATADEKEIADVIFTYGEERFARRMARAVVAARQEVQITTTAQLAKIIAEANPAWEKGKHPATRAFQAIRIHINRELEDLERCLDQALDLLSIGGRLVVISFHSLEDRIVKRFIRKHVKGDEHLPRGIPVTQDMLQQRLKSAGKAIKASPGEVQQNPRARSAVMRVAVRIK; encoded by the coding sequence ATGATACAGGATTTCAGTCACACCACCGTATTGCTGCACGAGGCCGTCGAGGCCCTGGTGCAGGACCCGGATGCCTTCTATATAGACGGCACCTTTGGGCGAGGCGGTCACAGCGGGCTGATTCTGGAACAGCTGCAGTCAAATGGCCGCGTGCTGGCGATCGACAAGGACCCCGAGGCGATCACCTACGCCGCTGAGCGCTTTGGCGAAGAGCCCCGTTTTGAGATCGAACGCGGCTCTTTTGCGGATATGGATCAGTATGTGCGTGCACGTCAGCTCGCCGGCAAGGTCGGCGGCATTCTGCTGGATCTGGGCGTGAGTTCGCCCCAGCTGGACGATGCCACGCGCGGTTTTAGTTTTCTGAATGAAGGTCCGCTGGATATGCGGATGAATCCCGATGTGGGTCAGAGCGCGGCGCAGTGGATCGCGACGGCCGATGAAAAGGAAATAGCGGATGTGATCTTCACCTATGGTGAAGAGCGCTTCGCCCGACGTATGGCGCGCGCCGTTGTTGCGGCGCGCCAAGAGGTGCAGATCACCACCACGGCGCAGTTGGCCAAGATTATCGCGGAAGCGAACCCTGCCTGGGAGAAGGGGAAACATCCGGCGACGCGAGCCTTTCAGGCTATCCGGATTCATATAAACCGGGAACTGGAAGACCTTGAGCGTTGCCTGGACCAGGCACTGGATTTGCTGTCGATAGGAGGTCGCCTGGTGGTGATCAGCTTTCATTCGCTGGAAGATCGCATCGTCAAACGCTTCATTCGCAAGCACGTGAAGGGTGACGAGCATCTGCCGCGTGGCATTCCTGTAACCCAGGATATGTTGCAGCAGCGTCTTAAATCTGCCGGCAAGGCGATCAAGGCCAGCCCCGGCGAAGTTCAGCAGAATCCCCGTGCGCGCAGCGCGGTCATGCGAGTCGCGGTGCGTATCAAATGA
- a CDS encoding peptidoglycan D,D-transpeptidase FtsI family protein: MSAESGKVDNQAAKSWRLMLLFGLLAIIATAILFKLFSLYGQDQAFLQSQGDARTLRTMLIPAHRGQITDRNGEPLAVSAPVATIWADPGKADLNHPSLGRLAQLLEMDRTELLDRLNEFKSRQFIYLRRQVSPELSQQVAALRVPGIHVDREYKRYYPAAEVTSHLVGFTNVDGEGQEGMELAYNDWLRGDPGSKLVLKDRLGRTIKHIRSVEESDPGRNLQLSIDLRLQYLAYRELKAAVQVHKADGAAAVVLNAHTGEVLAMVNQPSYNPNDRSKLSSSALRNRALTDLFEPGSPMKSLTVAAALMSGQYQADTPVDVSPGYIRLKGHTIRDHRNYGILDLTGIITKSSNVGVTKLALSMHGDAVRNLMVNVGLGQVPGTGFPGEQSGSLPYVTEKQVVERATMSYGYGLSVTPLQLAHAYTPFASGGMIRPVSLLKQSEPSPMVRVMPEQVAKEVLAMMETVTNSGGTGTRAQVPGYRVAGKTGTTHKIGAGGYIADQYVSVFAGVAPVENPELVMVVMIDNPKGQEYFGGLVAAPVFSRIAAGALRLLNVAPDDWPEKDTKRVAMK, encoded by the coding sequence ATGAGCGCTGAGTCGGGCAAAGTCGATAATCAGGCGGCCAAAAGCTGGCGGCTGATGCTGCTGTTTGGGTTGCTGGCGATCATCGCCACGGCCATCCTGTTCAAACTGTTCTCCCTCTATGGCCAGGATCAGGCGTTTCTGCAGAGCCAGGGGGATGCCCGTACCCTGCGTACCATGCTGATTCCGGCGCACCGTGGTCAGATTACCGACCGCAACGGTGAGCCTTTGGCGGTGAGCGCACCTGTGGCGACCATCTGGGCCGATCCCGGCAAGGCCGACCTGAACCACCCGTCCCTCGGGCGTCTGGCTCAGCTGCTGGAGATGGATCGTACCGAGCTGCTGGATCGCCTCAACGAATTCAAGTCACGCCAGTTCATCTATCTGCGGCGGCAGGTGTCACCGGAGCTGTCCCAGCAGGTCGCGGCGTTGCGGGTGCCTGGCATCCATGTGGATCGGGAGTACAAGCGCTACTATCCGGCGGCCGAAGTCACCAGCCACCTGGTGGGCTTTACCAATGTCGACGGCGAAGGTCAGGAGGGCATGGAGCTGGCCTACAACGACTGGCTGCGCGGTGATCCTGGCAGCAAGCTGGTACTCAAGGATCGGCTGGGTCGCACCATCAAGCATATTCGTTCGGTGGAGGAATCTGACCCGGGCCGCAATCTGCAGCTGAGCATCGATCTGCGGTTGCAGTATCTGGCGTATCGCGAACTCAAGGCCGCGGTGCAGGTTCACAAGGCCGACGGCGCGGCGGCGGTGGTGCTCAATGCCCACACCGGCGAGGTGCTGGCGATGGTAAACCAGCCATCCTACAACCCCAATGATCGCAGCAAGCTCAGCAGCAGCGCATTGCGCAACCGTGCCCTGACGGACCTGTTCGAGCCCGGCTCACCCATGAAGTCCCTTACCGTGGCGGCCGCGCTGATGAGTGGTCAGTACCAGGCCGATACGCCGGTGGATGTCTCCCCCGGTTACATTCGACTCAAAGGGCATACCATTCGGGATCACCGAAATTATGGCATCCTGGATCTCACCGGCATTATTACCAAGTCCAGCAACGTTGGCGTGACCAAGCTGGCCCTCAGTATGCACGGCGATGCAGTACGCAATCTGATGGTCAATGTGGGTCTGGGGCAGGTGCCGGGTACGGGCTTCCCGGGCGAACAGTCAGGCTCTCTGCCCTATGTGACGGAAAAGCAAGTGGTGGAGCGGGCAACCATGTCATACGGCTACGGGCTTTCGGTAACACCGCTGCAGCTCGCGCACGCTTATACGCCTTTTGCCAGTGGCGGCATGATTCGCCCGGTTTCCCTGCTGAAGCAGAGTGAACCATCACCGATGGTGCGGGTGATGCCGGAGCAGGTGGCAAAAGAGGTACTGGCGATGATGGAAACGGTAACCAACAGCGGCGGTACCGGCACCCGTGCCCAGGTGCCGGGGTATCGCGTTGCCGGCAAGACGGGTACGACCCACAAGATCGGTGCCGGGGGTTATATCGCCGATCAGTATGTGTCGGTCTTTGCCGGCGTAGCGCCGGTGGAAAATCCGGAGCTGGTCATGGTGGTGATGATCGATAATCCCAAGGGGCAGGAATATTTCGGGGGCCTGGTGGCGGCGCCGGTATTTTCGCGTATTGCGGCCGGTGCTCTGCGGTTGTTGAACGTGGCGCCGGATGACTGGCCGGAGAAGGATACCAAGCGGGTGGCAATGAAATAG
- the ftsW gene encoding putative lipid II flippase FtsW: MIKKYWQALQPLQQGALPFDPWLLLAAVSLVLTGFVMITSASMDVAAERFGGAFFFSIRHGIFMIMGLVLALVVSRIPLAFWHRMGPILLLVALLLLLLVLIPGVGREVNGSRRWIGLGPINLQASEIAKFFMVLYLSGYLVRRLTEVRSSWTGVAKPALPLGILVFLLIMEPDYGAAVVLMGTVMGMIFLGGMRFGQFLIVTCGAGSLIAVLAIAQPYRMERLKSFQDPWSDPFGAGYQLSQAQIAFGRGDWFGTGLGSSVQKLFYLPEAHTDFVFSVLAEEFGLIGALLVICLYVVLVTRVFLIGRQAEKQKEFFMAYAAYGFGFIFAGQALINIGVNVGALPTKGLTLPLLSYGGSSLLVCCAMIAIVLRIDFELKTKRLAAEAPRSRRRRRAGTGAQVTESVA, encoded by the coding sequence ATGATCAAAAAGTACTGGCAGGCATTGCAGCCACTGCAGCAGGGGGCGCTACCGTTCGACCCCTGGCTGCTGCTGGCCGCCGTCAGCCTGGTACTGACCGGTTTTGTCATGATCACCTCGGCGTCGATGGACGTGGCGGCTGAGCGTTTTGGCGGGGCTTTTTTCTTCAGTATCCGCCACGGCATTTTCATGATCATGGGGCTGGTGCTGGCACTGGTGGTGTCGCGCATCCCGCTGGCTTTCTGGCACCGCATGGGGCCGATACTGCTGCTGGTGGCGCTGCTGCTGCTGTTGCTGGTGCTGATTCCCGGTGTCGGCCGTGAGGTGAACGGCAGCCGGCGCTGGATCGGCCTGGGCCCGATCAACCTGCAGGCGTCGGAAATTGCCAAGTTCTTTATGGTGCTCTACCTCAGCGGTTATCTGGTACGGCGCCTGACCGAGGTGCGCAGCAGCTGGACCGGCGTGGCCAAGCCTGCGCTGCCGCTGGGTATCCTGGTGTTCCTGCTGATCATGGAACCCGACTACGGTGCGGCGGTGGTGCTGATGGGTACGGTCATGGGCATGATCTTTCTGGGCGGCATGCGTTTTGGGCAGTTTCTGATTGTTACCTGCGGCGCCGGTTCGCTGATTGCTGTGCTGGCCATCGCCCAGCCGTATCGTATGGAACGCCTGAAATCCTTCCAGGACCCCTGGTCCGATCCCTTTGGTGCCGGCTATCAGCTGTCCCAGGCACAGATCGCTTTTGGTCGTGGTGACTGGTTCGGTACCGGCCTTGGCAGCAGTGTGCAAAAACTCTTCTACCTGCCGGAAGCCCATACCGATTTCGTGTTCTCGGTGCTGGCGGAGGAGTTTGGCCTGATAGGCGCGCTGCTGGTGATCTGTCTTTATGTGGTGCTGGTGACGCGGGTCTTCCTGATCGGGCGTCAGGCGGAGAAACAGAAAGAGTTTTTCATGGCGTACGCCGCCTATGGATTTGGCTTTATCTTCGCAGGCCAGGCGCTGATCAATATAGGCGTGAATGTCGGCGCCTTGCCCACCAAGGGGCTGACACTGCCGCTGCTGAGCTACGGCGGCAGCAGCTTGCTGGTGTGCTGCGCCATGATTGCCATAGTGCTGCGAATCGATTTTGAGCTTAAAACCAAGCGTCTGGCGGCCGAGGCGCCGCGTTCGCGCAGGCGTCGTCGTGCCGGTACGGGTGCGCAAGTAACGGAGTCCGTGGCATGA
- a CDS encoding UDP-N-acetylmuramoyl-L-alanyl-D-glutamate--2,6-diaminopimelate ligase, whose product MTPIAQVRLQQLLPEAVNTPLASLVIGGLSQDSRTLQAGELFFARPGLTHRGVDFIPAAVALGAVAVLVDAAEVAAIAEADFGVPVLAISHLAGRIGPMASLFYGEPSRAMQMIGVTGTNGKTSCSHYIAQALNLAGRRTALIGTVGNGFIDALASASHTTPDPIALQRLLADFRRQGADTVVMEVSSHALEQGRVQGIAFDVAAFSNLSRDHLDYHGSMEAYGAAKARLFDAMAVPLLAINADDAFGRSLLQRSFVDARQVLAFGTTASADIYPLSSQLNSSGMQLRLHTQLGEMDIENRLLGHFNLSNLLLSAAVLQLAGLDRDQLQRGLNGLTPVCGRMECFGGGALPLVVIDYAHTPDALEKALQALADHVEGQLWCLFGCGGDRDTGKRAQMGSIAARLADRLVITSDNPRSEDPARIIGMIQDGIDSATVCEVEPDRARAIQQTLARAGTGDIVLIAGKGHEDYQEVNGQRRPFSDQLIAQQALDRRKQGALS is encoded by the coding sequence ATGACTCCAATCGCGCAAGTTAGATTGCAACAGCTCCTGCCAGAGGCGGTTAACACCCCTCTGGCTTCGCTCGTTATCGGGGGGCTGTCCCAGGACAGCCGCACGTTACAGGCCGGTGAGCTGTTTTTCGCCCGGCCGGGATTGACCCATAGGGGTGTCGATTTCATTCCTGCGGCGGTCGCCCTTGGTGCCGTCGCCGTGCTGGTGGATGCGGCTGAAGTGGCAGCGATCGCCGAGGCTGATTTTGGTGTGCCGGTGCTGGCCATTTCGCATCTGGCGGGGCGTATTGGCCCCATGGCATCCCTGTTCTATGGCGAGCCGAGCCGAGCCATGCAGATGATTGGCGTGACCGGCACCAACGGCAAGACCTCCTGCAGTCATTACATTGCCCAGGCGCTGAACCTTGCCGGGCGGCGTACGGCGCTGATCGGCACCGTGGGCAACGGCTTTATTGATGCTCTGGCAAGTGCCAGCCACACCACGCCTGATCCCATCGCACTGCAGCGCCTGCTGGCAGATTTCCGCCGCCAGGGCGCAGATACGGTGGTGATGGAAGTATCGTCCCACGCGCTGGAACAGGGGCGGGTCCAGGGCATTGCTTTTGATGTGGCGGCATTCAGCAACCTGAGCCGCGACCATCTGGACTATCACGGTTCCATGGAGGCGTACGGCGCCGCCAAGGCGCGGCTGTTCGATGCCATGGCGGTACCGCTGCTGGCAATTAATGCCGATGATGCTTTTGGGCGCAGCTTGCTGCAGCGCTCTTTTGTCGATGCACGCCAGGTACTGGCTTTTGGTACTACGGCGAGCGCAGATATTTACCCGCTCAGCAGTCAGCTCAACAGCAGCGGCATGCAGTTGCGACTGCACACACAGCTGGGCGAGATGGATATAGAAAACCGCCTGCTGGGGCACTTCAATCTCAGCAACCTGCTGCTCAGCGCCGCGGTGCTGCAGCTGGCCGGGCTTGACCGTGACCAGCTGCAGCGTGGCCTCAATGGCCTGACGCCGGTGTGCGGTCGCATGGAGTGCTTTGGCGGCGGCGCCCTGCCGCTGGTGGTTATCGATTATGCCCATACGCCGGATGCGCTGGAAAAGGCGCTGCAGGCGCTGGCCGATCATGTTGAAGGTCAGCTCTGGTGTCTGTTTGGCTGCGGCGGTGATCGCGACACCGGCAAGCGCGCCCAGATGGGCAGCATTGCCGCGCGCCTGGCGGATCGGCTGGTGATCACCAGCGACAATCCGCGCAGCGAAGACCCGGCACGCATCATCGGCATGATTCAGGACGGTATCGACAGTGCCACTGTCTGCGAGGTGGAGCCTGACCGTGCAAGGGCGATCCAGCAGACCCTGGCCCGTGCGGGTACGGGCGATATAGTGCTGATTGCGGGCAAGGGGCATGAGGATTATCAGGAAGTTAACGGCCAGCGCCGTCCGTTCAGCGATCAGTTGATCGCGCAGCAGGCGCTGGACAGGCGCAAACAGGGGGCGCTGTCATGA
- the mraY gene encoding phospho-N-acetylmuramoyl-pentapeptide-transferase — translation MLVIFAEFMTQYFKGFAVFQYITLRGILGVLTALAISLFAGPRLISLLKTRQIGQSVRNDGPQSHLSKAGTPTMGGGLILLAIGISTFLWSDLGNRYVWILMGVTFIFGAVGWVDDWRKVVEKNSRGLPARWKYFWQSVGGLGAAIALYSTAPGVAETTLIVPFFKEVALDLGIFFIVFTYFVIVGSSNAVNLTDGLDGLAIMPTVMVAGALAVFAYLTGHSQFANYLNIPYIAGAGEVIIFCGAIVGAGLGFLWFNTYPAQVFMGDVGALALGAALGTVAVIVRQELVLVIMGGVFVMETVSVILQVASFKLTGRRIFRMAPIHHHFELKGWPEPRVIVRFWIITVVLVLIGLATLKIR, via the coding sequence ATGCTGGTTATTTTTGCCGAGTTTATGACGCAGTATTTTAAAGGCTTTGCTGTGTTTCAATACATTACGCTGCGCGGCATTCTGGGTGTGCTGACGGCGCTGGCGATCTCGCTGTTCGCCGGTCCGCGCCTGATCAGCCTGCTGAAGACTCGCCAGATCGGTCAGTCGGTGCGCAATGACGGCCCCCAGTCTCACCTTAGCAAGGCCGGCACGCCGACCATGGGCGGCGGCCTGATTCTGCTGGCGATCGGCATCAGTACCTTTTTGTGGAGTGATCTGGGTAACCGCTACGTCTGGATTCTGATGGGTGTGACTTTCATTTTCGGCGCCGTGGGCTGGGTCGATGACTGGCGCAAGGTGGTGGAGAAAAACTCCCGTGGTCTGCCGGCACGCTGGAAATATTTCTGGCAGTCCGTCGGTGGTCTGGGCGCTGCCATCGCCCTCTATAGCACGGCGCCGGGTGTGGCCGAAACCACGCTTATCGTGCCCTTCTTCAAGGAAGTGGCGCTGGATCTTGGCATTTTCTTTATCGTCTTTACCTATTTCGTCATTGTAGGCAGCTCCAATGCGGTCAACCTCACCGACGGTCTGGATGGGCTGGCCATCATGCCCACGGTCATGGTGGCCGGCGCGCTGGCGGTTTTCGCCTACCTGACCGGTCACAGTCAGTTCGCCAATTATCTGAATATTCCCTATATCGCCGGTGCCGGTGAGGTGATTATTTTCTGCGGTGCCATCGTCGGCGCGGGACTGGGATTTCTCTGGTTCAACACCTATCCGGCCCAGGTATTCATGGGTGATGTCGGTGCTCTGGCCCTGGGGGCTGCGCTGGGCACAGTGGCGGTGATCGTGCGCCAGGAACTGGTGCTGGTGATCATGGGCGGCGTCTTCGTGATGGAAACCGTGTCGGTGATCCTGCAGGTGGCCTCGTTCAAGCTGACCGGCCGGCGGATCTTCAGGATGGCACCGATTCATCACCACTTTGAGCTCAAAGGCTGGCCGGAGCCACGGGTGATAGTGCGCTTCTGGATCATTACCGTGGTGCTGGTGTTGATCGGCCTGGCGACGCTGAAGATCAGGTAA
- a CDS encoding UDP-N-acetylmuramoyl-tripeptide--D-alanyl-D-alanine ligase, whose translation MIGSFSLAELVPVLDGRLEGGTGGAISIGRVSTDTRRIQPGDLFVALRGENFDAHDFVAQAQSQGAVAAVVERLLPLAIPQLVVADTRLALGAIAQYNRTFFAGPLIAVTGSSGKTSVKEMLATILAGAGPTLATRGNLNNDIGVPLTLFELEQQHRYAVIEMGASGPGEIDYVSGLARPDVAVLNNAFGAHLEGFGSLEGVVRAKGEIFNGLNAGGTAVVNADDPHADTWLRQLEQRRVLSFGLERSDVDVTARDLYYQPNGCHGFELVVGEQRAAVRLRVLGRHNVANALAAAAAAFAAGLDLSLIVQGLERFEAVAGRMKPIAGVAGCRLIDDSYNANPASVKAAIDVLASLPGERVLVLGDMAELGPDAAQQHADIGAYAAAAGLDHFYATGPLCRHAVAAYCSQGGSDGQNFASRAELIGTLNTLAHAQLTLLVKGSRSAAMDQVVSGLAQGEFH comes from the coding sequence ATGATCGGAAGTTTCAGTCTTGCCGAGCTGGTACCGGTACTGGATGGGCGTCTTGAAGGTGGCACTGGCGGTGCCATCAGCATTGGTCGTGTCAGTACGGATACCCGCAGGATTCAGCCGGGTGACCTGTTTGTGGCGTTGCGCGGTGAAAATTTTGATGCTCACGACTTTGTCGCCCAGGCCCAAAGCCAGGGCGCGGTAGCGGCGGTGGTCGAACGCCTGCTGCCACTGGCGATACCGCAGCTGGTTGTCGCCGATACACGACTCGCGCTCGGTGCCATTGCGCAATACAATCGCACCTTTTTCGCAGGCCCACTAATAGCGGTCACAGGCAGCAGCGGTAAAACTTCTGTTAAGGAAATGCTTGCTACCATACTGGCCGGCGCAGGCCCTACGCTGGCAACCCGTGGCAACCTGAACAACGACATCGGCGTGCCGCTGACGCTGTTCGAGCTGGAACAGCAGCACCGTTATGCCGTGATCGAGATGGGCGCCAGTGGCCCCGGCGAGATCGACTATGTGTCGGGACTGGCCAGGCCCGATGTGGCGGTGCTGAACAATGCCTTTGGCGCGCACCTCGAAGGTTTCGGATCGCTGGAGGGGGTCGTGCGGGCCAAGGGCGAGATCTTCAATGGTCTCAATGCCGGTGGCACGGCGGTGGTCAATGCCGATGATCCCCATGCGGATACCTGGCTGCGACAGCTGGAGCAACGCCGGGTACTGAGTTTCGGGTTAGAGCGCAGCGATGTGGATGTGACGGCCAGGGATCTGTATTACCAGCCCAATGGCTGTCATGGCTTTGAGCTGGTTGTCGGTGAGCAGCGTGCTGCGGTGCGCTTGCGGGTGCTGGGACGTCACAACGTCGCCAATGCCCTGGCGGCGGCGGCGGCGGCCTTTGCCGCGGGTCTGGATCTGAGCCTGATCGTGCAGGGGCTGGAGCGTTTCGAGGCGGTGGCCGGGCGCATGAAACCGATAGCGGGCGTAGCCGGCTGTCGGCTGATTGATGACAGCTATAACGCCAATCCGGCGTCGGTCAAGGCCGCCATTGATGTCCTGGCGAGCCTGCCGGGTGAACGCGTACTGGTGCTCGGTGACATGGCGGAACTCGGTCCTGATGCCGCACAGCAGCACGCCGATATCGGTGCCTATGCGGCGGCGGCGGGGCTGGATCACTTTTATGCCACCGGCCCCCTGTGTCGTCACGCGGTTGCGGCCTATTGCAGTCAGGGCGGCAGCGATGGGCAGAATTTTGCTAGCAGAGCCGAGTTGATCGGCACACTTAATACACTGGCGCATGCGCAGCTGACCCTGCTGGTCAAAGGGTCGCGCAGCGCCGCTATGGATCAGGTCGTATCTGGCCTGGCGCAAGGGGAATTTCACTAG
- the murD gene encoding UDP-N-acetylmuramoyl-L-alanine--D-glutamate ligase — MSLISSDRLTVVIGLGKTGLSCARHLQRLGRRFAVVDTRQAPPGLDELRALAPDVDVHCGELDGDFLARADELVLSPGVAQSHPAIRQAVAAGVRLTGDIDLFCRAISAPVIAITGSNAKSTVTTLVGDMAVAAGIDVGVGGNLGTPVLDMLAGGEQALYVLELSSFQLETTSDLRAEVATVLNISPDHLDRYDSVQDYYRAKHRIFRGARKVVENKDDPLTHPLLPKGVETWLYHLGTPDLKRFGLLQDDAGQDWLALGRERLLAVSELRIRGTHNVSNALAALAIGQAAGLPMAAMLQALRTFGGLEHRCEWVADVAGVAYVNDSKGTNVGATVAALNGLGPTLATGAGLVLIAGGDGKGAEFTELDGPLDRYARALVLIGRDAARIDAAISTVPRVYAQSMDDAVQQAASLARPGDIVLLSPACASFDMFSGYPERGRSFVTAVRALA, encoded by the coding sequence ATGAGTCTGATTTCGAGTGATCGGCTAACAGTGGTGATCGGTCTGGGCAAGACCGGGCTCTCCTGTGCGCGGCATTTGCAGCGTCTTGGCCGTCGCTTTGCCGTGGTGGATACCCGCCAGGCGCCGCCGGGACTCGACGAGCTGCGCGCGCTTGCACCGGATGTGGACGTGCATTGCGGTGAGCTGGATGGTGATTTTCTGGCGCGCGCCGACGAGCTGGTGCTGAGCCCCGGTGTGGCCCAGAGTCACCCGGCGATCCGCCAGGCGGTTGCGGCCGGGGTGCGCCTGACCGGTGATATTGATCTGTTTTGTCGCGCGATCAGCGCTCCGGTCATTGCCATCACCGGTTCCAATGCCAAGAGTACCGTCACGACCCTGGTGGGTGATATGGCGGTGGCGGCGGGCATTGATGTGGGTGTCGGCGGCAACCTGGGAACACCGGTGCTGGACATGCTGGCCGGCGGTGAGCAGGCGCTCTATGTGCTGGAACTGTCGAGCTTTCAGCTGGAAACGACCTCCGACCTGCGTGCCGAAGTCGCTACTGTGCTGAATATCAGCCCCGATCATCTGGATCGCTACGACAGCGTGCAGGACTACTACCGCGCCAAGCACCGCATCTTTCGCGGAGCCCGCAAGGTGGTGGAGAACAAGGACGATCCATTGACCCACCCGCTGTTGCCCAAGGGTGTGGAAACCTGGCTGTATCACCTGGGCACGCCTGACCTGAAGCGCTTTGGCTTGCTGCAGGATGACGCGGGGCAGGACTGGCTGGCGCTGGGCCGCGAGCGCTTGCTGGCGGTGAGCGAGCTGCGTATCCGCGGTACCCATAATGTCAGCAATGCGCTGGCGGCACTGGCCATCGGTCAGGCGGCCGGTCTGCCGATGGCCGCCATGCTGCAGGCGCTGCGCACCTTTGGTGGCCTGGAGCACCGCTGTGAATGGGTCGCGGATGTCGCCGGTGTCGCCTACGTCAATGATTCCAAGGGCACCAATGTTGGCGCCACTGTGGCTGCCTTGAACGGGCTGGGGCCGACCCTGGCTACGGGCGCAGGTCTTGTGCTGATCGCCGGTGGCGATGGCAAGGGCGCCGAGTTTACCGAACTGGATGGGCCGCTCGATCGCTATGCCCGCGCGCTGGTGCTGATCGGTCGCGACGCAGCGCGCATTGATGCCGCTATCAGTACCGTCCCCCGTGTCTATGCCCAGTCCATGGATGATGCGGTACAGCAGGCTGCTAGCCTGGCCCGGCCCGGTGACATAGTGCTGCTGTCGCCGGCCTGCGCCAGCTTTGACATGTTCAGTGGCTATCCGGAGCGCGGTCGCAGCTTTGTGACCGCAGTGAGGGCCCTGGCATGA
- the murG gene encoding undecaprenyldiphospho-muramoylpentapeptide beta-N-acetylglucosaminyltransferase, translating to MTAWQGKKVLVMAGGTGGHVFPALATAQELQREGVQVEWLGTRRGIESELVPAAGIELHYIDVAGLRGKGRLSLVLAPLRLVRALWQAWCLLRRYQPDLVLGMGGFAAGPGGLAARLQGRPLVIHEQNATAGMTNRILARMATRVLEAFGGAFGAGRDVTLTGNPVRGAILELAPPQERMQGRTGPLRLLVVGGSLGARAINDLLPRVLASLAPEQRPLVRHQTGRKLLDETQALYRECGVEAEVVPFIDRMDEAYGWADLVLCRAGALTVSELSIAGVAAVLVPFPFAVDDHQTGNAAYLAGPGAARLIQQRDLDETALKSLLEQLSSRDTLLGMATIARAQGRPDASRDVARICLETMK from the coding sequence ATGACGGCCTGGCAGGGTAAAAAGGTGCTGGTTATGGCCGGCGGTACGGGCGGCCATGTGTTCCCGGCGCTGGCCACGGCGCAGGAGCTGCAGCGTGAAGGCGTACAGGTGGAGTGGCTGGGTACCAGGCGGGGCATCGAGTCTGAGCTGGTACCGGCGGCCGGCATTGAGCTGCACTATATCGATGTGGCCGGCCTGCGCGGCAAGGGCCGGCTGAGCCTTGTGCTGGCGCCGCTGCGATTGGTGCGGGCGTTATGGCAGGCCTGGTGTCTGCTGCGTCGCTACCAGCCGGACCTGGTGCTGGGCATGGGCGGCTTTGCCGCAGGCCCCGGCGGACTGGCGGCGCGCTTGCAGGGGCGCCCGCTGGTGATACACGAACAGAACGCTACCGCCGGCATGACCAATCGCATTCTGGCGCGCATGGCGACACGAGTGCTCGAAGCCTTCGGTGGCGCTTTCGGTGCCGGCCGTGACGTTACCCTGACCGGCAACCCGGTACGCGGTGCCATCCTTGAGCTGGCACCGCCGCAAGAACGCATGCAGGGGCGCACCGGGCCACTGCGTCTGCTGGTGGTGGGTGGCAGTCTGGGGGCCCGTGCCATTAACGACCTGCTGCCCAGAGTGCTGGCATCCCTTGCGCCCGAGCAGCGGCCGCTGGTGCGGCATCAGACCGGCAGGAAACTGCTGGATGAGACCCAGGCGCTGTATCGGGAATGTGGTGTCGAGGCCGAGGTTGTGCCCTTTATTGATCGCATGGATGAGGCCTATGGCTGGGCTGATCTGGTGCTGTGCCGGGCCGGAGCTCTGACGGTGAGCGAGCTGTCCATCGCAGGCGTCGCCGCGGTGCTGGTGCCTTTCCCGTTTGCAGTCGATGACCATCAGACCGGCAATGCCGCTTACCTGGCGGGCCCGGGGGCTGCGCGTCTGATTCAGCAGCGGGATCTGGATGAGACGGCGCTGAAAAGTCTACTTGAACAGCTGAGCAGCCGGGACACGCTGCTTGGCATGGCAACGATTGCGCGTGCCCAGGGCCGGCCGGACGCCAGCCGCGACGTGGCGCGCATCTGCCTGGAAACCATGAAATGA